CCCGAAGGTCGGTCCAGATCAGTCCCCGTTCGATCCCGAGGACTACGAGGCGTCCCTGGACTACGTCGGGGTGTCAGGCCTCGCCGGTGCCCCGGGCGGCTGCGTGATCGTTCAGGACGGGTACATGCCGAGCGACGAGGCCGTACTGAGAGCGATATCGCCGGGCAGCACCGCCTACGGGATCTACTTCAACCCCAAGGGCGGAACATTCGGCACCCTGGCCCGCGACGGTGAAATCGTCGAGCACGAGGAAATCGGCCTCTGGGCAGACGCGACGGGCCCTGCCGCCCCCTGGCATTTCCGGTTCTGGCAGCACGATCACCCGTTCCCCCACGGCGCCAACTGTCTGGCCTACGCCTGTGCCGCGGCCGGAATGCGGATCGACGACGGTCGTGCGGCGGTCGACCGGGAGGCTCCGCAGCGGTGGGTGCTGCTGCCTGCCGCACTCCGGGACTGACGCGTCGCGGTCGCTCGCATCGCGGTACGACCGCCCGGGAAGATCCGGACCTCGGACGCCGTTGTGGTGACGCGTGAGCACCAACACGAGCGGTACCGGTACGGACGGCGGCCCTGAGGCGCCGGGTGCGCCGCGGGAGACGGACGTGGTCGTGGTGGGCGCCGGGCAGGCAGGGCTGTCCGCCGCCCACCATCTGCACCGCAGCGGATTCGAGCCGGGAGCCGGATTCGTGGTGCTCGACCACGCACCGGCGCCGGGCGGTGCCTGGCAGTTCCGCTGGCCCTCGCTCACCTTCTCCAAGGTGCACGGCCTGCACGCACTGCCCGGTAGGGAACTGACCGGAGTCGACCCCGCACGGCCCGCGTCCGAGGTCGTCGGCGACTACTTCGCCGCTTACGAGCGCGCTTTCGCCCTGCGGGTGCAGCGCCCGGTCGAGGTGCGTGCGGTACGCGAGGGCGAGGCGGGGCGGCTCCTGGTGGAGTCCTCGGCGGGGCCCTGGTCGGCGCGTGCCCTGATCAACGCGACGGGCACCTGGGACAAGCCGTTCTGGCCCCGTTACCCGGGGCAGGACACCTTTCGCGGACGACAGCTCCACACGGCGCAGTACCGCGGGCCGGAGGAGTTCGCGGGGCTGCGGGTCGTGGTCGTGGGCGGGGGCGCCTCGGGCTCGCAGCACCTGATGGAGCTCGCCCCGTACGCGGCGGCCACGACCTGGGTGACGCGCAGGCCCCCGGTGTTCCGCGAGGCGCCTTTCGACCAGGAGAGCGGGCGGGCCGCCGTCGCGATGGTGGAGGAGCGGGTCCGCGCGGGGCTGCCGCCGCGCAGTGTGGTCTCGGTGACCGGCCTGCCGCTCACGGACGCCGTCCGCCGGGCTCGTGCGGACGGGATCCTGGTGGCACGGCCCATGTTCGAAAGGATCACCGCGGACGGGGTGCGGTGGCAGGACGGCAGCACCGTGCGCGCGGACGTCATTCTGTGGGCGACCGGTTTCCGGGCCGCCATCGACCACCTCGCGCCGCTGCGGCTGCGCGAACCGGGCGGCGGGATCCGGCTCGACGGCACCCGTTCCGTGGCCGATCCCCGTATCCATCTCGTCGGATACGGACCGTCCGCGAGCACCATCGGCGCCAACCGGGCCGGTCGCGCGGCCGTACGCGATATCCGACGGCTTCTGGGCCGACGCACTCCCGCGTTGGCCTCCGGCTGAGCCACGGGCTCGGAGGTCGTCGGGCCGGACAGCCCCGCCGGCTCCTCAGGTCACTCCGCCCGCTCCGCGGCCGCCGCCTCGCGGTTGCGGTTGAACTCCGCGACGTTGCGCCGCTGTTCGCG
This is a stretch of genomic DNA from Streptomyces sp. NA04227. It encodes these proteins:
- a CDS encoding NAD(P)-binding domain-containing protein, which translates into the protein MSTNTSGTGTDGGPEAPGAPRETDVVVVGAGQAGLSAAHHLHRSGFEPGAGFVVLDHAPAPGGAWQFRWPSLTFSKVHGLHALPGRELTGVDPARPASEVVGDYFAAYERAFALRVQRPVEVRAVREGEAGRLLVESSAGPWSARALINATGTWDKPFWPRYPGQDTFRGRQLHTAQYRGPEEFAGLRVVVVGGGASGSQHLMELAPYAAATTWVTRRPPVFREAPFDQESGRAAVAMVEERVRAGLPPRSVVSVTGLPLTDAVRRARADGILVARPMFERITADGVRWQDGSTVRADVILWATGFRAAIDHLAPLRLREPGGGIRLDGTRSVADPRIHLVGYGPSASTIGANRAGRAAVRDIRRLLGRRTPALASG